The Paenibacillus uliginis N3/975 genome has a window encoding:
- a CDS encoding vWA domain-containing protein — translation MNYTIQASQRTPALIIYLIDISASMNMLMEGRRRIDVVYEALSLAIRQMVFRSTKGNRLTPRYRIAILAYSDDVYDLLNGIKGIDEIAAIGSLPDLTPIRFSDSAKAFLQAERILQAEIPNMQDCPAPLVCHMTDGVATGEDPEPIARRIMSMSVPDGNVLVENIFISDHLMSQPVNEPRRWKGILPDSTLEDEHARKLKMMTSVLPESYREMLVEADYQLSPGALMMLPGTCAELVSIGFQMSAATPVR, via the coding sequence GTGAATTACACGATACAAGCATCGCAGCGCACGCCAGCGCTCATTATATACTTAATTGATATTAGTGCTTCGATGAATATGCTAATGGAAGGGCGTAGACGGATTGACGTCGTCTATGAAGCTCTGTCTTTGGCCATCCGGCAGATGGTGTTCCGTTCCACGAAAGGCAATCGTCTTACCCCCCGCTACCGGATAGCCATACTCGCTTACAGTGACGATGTATACGATTTGTTGAATGGGATTAAAGGAATTGATGAGATTGCAGCCATCGGTTCTCTGCCGGACCTGACGCCGATACGCTTTTCAGATTCTGCTAAGGCCTTCCTTCAAGCCGAGAGAATACTGCAGGCAGAAATACCGAATATGCAGGATTGTCCGGCACCGCTCGTATGCCATATGACGGACGGTGTTGCCACAGGTGAAGACCCTGAACCTATCGCCCGACGGATTATGAGTATGAGTGTGCCTGACGGAAATGTGCTCGTTGAGAATATTTTTATCTCTGATCACCTGATGAGCCAGCCGGTGAATGAACCAAGACGCTGGAAGGGAATACTGCCGGACTCAACGCTTGAGGATGAGCACGCCCGCAAATTAAAAATGATGACATCGGTGCTGCCTGAAAGTTATCGAGAAATGTTGGTGGAAGCTGATTATCAGTTAAGTCCCGGTGCACTAATGATGCTTCCGGGGACGTGTGCTGAATTGGTCTCCATCGGTTTCCAGATGTCAGCAGCGACACCGGTCAGGTAG
- a CDS encoding WXG100 family type VII secretion target — protein sequence MRISVEPELLRTLSRQLQQSGEQYVAITNQLHQAISSLVWETSMKAAVIDEWQSAQRLGENLGALLAQMGKHLQMKADQFQEADHQYQSILEHAIIGEVSPTALFAASKQEGGNSILPESGTSGSIISNPSSAAAAVGMNSSDGGDSAKQAALNGQGWTFTDPSNLSIAN from the coding sequence ATGCGTATATCTGTCGAACCGGAGTTGCTCCGGACATTAAGTCGTCAGCTTCAGCAATCCGGCGAACAGTATGTTGCCATAACTAATCAACTTCATCAGGCAATTAGTTCGCTTGTCTGGGAAACTTCAATGAAAGCGGCGGTTATTGATGAGTGGCAGTCTGCCCAGAGGCTTGGAGAGAATTTGGGAGCTCTTTTGGCACAAATGGGCAAGCATTTGCAAATGAAAGCCGATCAGTTTCAGGAAGCTGATCATCAATATCAGAGTATTCTTGAGCATGCCATTATAGGTGAGGTTTCACCTACTGCTTTGTTTGCGGCCTCCAAGCAAGAAGGAGGAAACTCCATTTTGCCGGAGTCAGGCACTTCCGGTTCCATTATTTCCAATCCTAGCTCGGCTGCTGCCGCGGTGGGGATGAATAGCAGTGATGGTGGCGATTCAGCCAAACAAGCTGCTCTAAATGGCCAGGGATGGACTTTTACCGATCCTTCTAATCTAAGTATTGCAAATTAA
- a CDS encoding PadR family transcriptional regulator, which translates to MDVSIQFKKGVLELCVLVLIHRKDQYGYELAQSVSRHIEVAEGALYPLLRRLVNEGYCTTYLQESSEGPPRKYYHLTEYGEIYMNAMIKEWRAFVSNVTNLIEEGH; encoded by the coding sequence TTGGATGTCAGTATTCAATTTAAAAAAGGAGTCCTTGAACTGTGTGTGCTTGTGCTCATCCACCGCAAGGATCAATACGGCTATGAACTGGCACAGTCCGTATCCCGTCACATCGAAGTTGCCGAAGGCGCGCTATACCCACTTTTGCGCAGACTTGTTAATGAAGGATATTGTACCACCTATCTTCAGGAATCATCAGAAGGGCCGCCCCGTAAATATTACCACCTGACGGAATATGGGGAGATATACATGAACGCCATGATTAAAGAATGGCGAGCATTTGTCAGTAACGTAACCAATTTAATAGAGGAAGGACACTAG
- a CDS encoding SDR family oxidoreductase yields the protein MSYGNVRFQGKTAIITGAGSGIGKAAAVKLAKEGANVALFDLLDDRTNEVEQELNAIREGCARSFDVDTSKPDRVEKAVLESVEIFGGIDIVFANAGINGVLAPIEEMKLEDWEKTLNINLNGTFLTVKYALPHLKKRGKGSIIITSSVNGTRVFTGFGMIAYSTTKAGQVAFAKMAALELAQFKIRVNVICPGAISTNIDQSTKKQGDLDKIIIPIEYPKGGQPLAEGPGKPEEVADLVAFLASDESRHITGSQIFIDGAESLLR from the coding sequence ATGAGTTATGGAAATGTTCGATTTCAAGGGAAAACGGCAATCATTACGGGGGCAGGCTCCGGTATTGGCAAAGCGGCAGCTGTAAAACTCGCAAAGGAAGGCGCAAACGTCGCATTGTTTGATTTGTTGGATGATCGTACGAATGAAGTGGAGCAGGAGTTGAATGCGATCCGTGAGGGCTGTGCACGTTCTTTCGATGTGGATACGTCGAAACCGGACCGTGTAGAAAAAGCTGTCCTCGAATCCGTAGAAATATTCGGTGGCATCGACATCGTGTTCGCTAATGCGGGAATAAACGGTGTTCTGGCTCCTATCGAAGAGATGAAGCTCGAGGACTGGGAGAAGACGCTGAACATCAATCTGAACGGTACCTTCCTGACCGTCAAATACGCACTTCCTCACTTGAAAAAAAGAGGTAAGGGCAGCATTATTATTACTAGCTCCGTCAATGGCACACGCGTGTTTACAGGCTTTGGTATGATAGCCTACAGCACGACGAAGGCCGGTCAAGTCGCATTTGCTAAAATGGCAGCATTGGAGCTCGCTCAGTTTAAGATTCGCGTGAACGTCATTTGTCCCGGTGCTATTTCGACCAATATTGATCAAAGCACAAAAAAACAAGGGGATCTCGATAAAATCATCATTCCGATTGAGTATCCAAAAGGCGGACAGCCCCTTGCAGAAGGACCGGGCAAACCGGAGGAGGTTGCTGATCTGGTAGCGTTCCTTGCTTCAGATGAATCCCGGCATATTACAGGCTCTCAAATCTTCATCGATGGTGCGGAATCACTTCTCCGCTGA
- a CDS encoding serine hydrolase domain-containing protein yields the protein MNKKKINNGIAEFIALLMSVLIFTAFSVPAYAENASTSIERTPSGIPYVQLEQEIDKLVNSYIGTSSPGAAIVVTRDNEMIFSKGYGYANIEKQIPVDPASTVFDYGSINKLFVWTSVIQLAEAGKIKLDQDIRSYFPEEFAEKLRYDKPITMLDIMSHTAGFEQHPLPAFIKSPEGLKSLEETLLSPQPEQIFEPGKVIAYSNFATALAGLVVEKISGERFSDYEMNRILRPLGMNHSSGHPKLADHLDLLDSAAVGYAIATKGKGDFEPRARYYVPLYPAGAMKGTAEDLGKFAIALTSTDTPLFAKPQTLQTMLTQSYTPHQGILSNAHGFWEYNAQPHAVGHSGNTIGFSSNFVVVPEEKLGIVVLTNAEIEQGITSGVIDLLLQDKAKEMLTPSSNLPLSSEVAGHYVLSGNTFSTIQEIMTYLGLIKLEAKGEHDLILTVMGMSGEYKQTSPYVFMLDKTDDPSIHKLAPYLYAEMSDGKVVRLSKGKATDVLPLEPSRSVPVLITYLVIASITIVFFLIAPLVMLIRWFLRKRKGISSSSTAKRLFEAAMVCGTALVLNVMFLLLNVISNQNVTANQMNVEIKMNWILAALAVLLLVMSILKGRQHPQSKGQKIFQTAAAILLILFVFLLADWNFFHLII from the coding sequence ATGAATAAGAAAAAGATCAACAATGGTATTGCCGAATTTATCGCACTTTTGATGAGTGTGCTGATCTTTACCGCTTTTTCTGTCCCCGCTTACGCAGAAAATGCAAGCACAAGCATTGAACGAACACCATCAGGTATTCCCTATGTCCAGCTTGAACAAGAAATCGATAAGCTTGTGAATTCGTATATCGGAACATCAAGTCCTGGTGCTGCAATTGTAGTTACGAGGGACAATGAGATGATTTTTTCCAAAGGATACGGTTACGCCAATATCGAGAAACAAATCCCAGTAGATCCCGCAAGCACGGTCTTTGACTACGGTTCTATCAACAAGCTGTTTGTTTGGACCTCAGTTATCCAATTGGCTGAAGCAGGGAAAATAAAGCTGGATCAAGACATCAGGTCGTATTTCCCTGAAGAATTTGCTGAGAAGCTGCGTTATGACAAACCGATTACGATGCTGGATATTATGAGTCATACCGCAGGTTTTGAGCAGCATCCGCTCCCCGCATTTATAAAGTCACCGGAGGGGTTGAAATCATTGGAGGAAACGCTGTTATCTCCCCAACCAGAGCAAATATTTGAACCTGGGAAAGTCATTGCCTACTCCAATTTCGCTACAGCACTTGCCGGATTGGTGGTGGAGAAGATAAGTGGAGAACGTTTTTCCGATTATGAGATGAACCGGATTTTACGTCCTTTGGGGATGAATCATAGCTCCGGTCATCCAAAGTTGGCCGATCATCTCGATTTACTGGATTCAGCAGCAGTAGGCTATGCGATTGCAACGAAAGGGAAGGGGGATTTTGAACCTAGGGCACGTTATTATGTCCCTTTATATCCTGCGGGAGCCATGAAGGGAACGGCGGAAGATCTGGGGAAATTCGCTATAGCCCTCACGTCTACTGACACCCCCCTTTTCGCGAAGCCGCAGACGCTGCAAACCATGCTGACCCAAAGCTATACACCACATCAAGGGATTCTCTCCAATGCACATGGGTTTTGGGAATACAACGCACAACCTCACGCCGTTGGACACAGTGGAAATACGATAGGCTTTTCAAGCAATTTCGTTGTTGTTCCTGAAGAAAAGCTTGGCATTGTCGTATTAACCAACGCTGAAATCGAACAAGGTATTACCTCTGGTGTGATTGACCTCCTGCTTCAGGACAAAGCAAAGGAAATGCTGACGCCTAGTAGTAACTTGCCGCTATCAAGTGAAGTGGCCGGACATTATGTGCTTTCAGGTAATACTTTTAGTACAATTCAGGAAATTATGACTTACTTGGGGTTAATTAAGCTAGAAGCAAAGGGCGAGCATGATCTCATCTTAACCGTGATGGGTATGTCGGGTGAGTATAAGCAAACCAGTCCATATGTATTCATGCTAGATAAAACAGATGATCCTTCTATTCATAAACTTGCGCCTTACTTGTATGCTGAAATGTCAGATGGAAAAGTGGTACGGTTGAGTAAAGGGAAAGCGACGGATGTACTTCCGCTCGAGCCAAGCCGTTCTGTCCCGGTATTAATTACCTATCTTGTCATTGCCTCAATCACTATTGTATTCTTTCTGATTGCCCCACTTGTAATGCTCATTCGTTGGTTCCTACGGAAGAGAAAAGGAATATCGTCTTCAAGTACAGCGAAGCGGTTATTCGAAGCCGCTATGGTATGTGGAACTGCCTTAGTATTAAACGTCATGTTCTTGCTCTTGAACGTCATCAGCAATCAAAATGTGACTGCTAATCAAATGAATGTTGAAATTAAAATGAACTGGATATTGGCAGCACTTGCAGTTCTGCTGCTTGTAATGTCCATTCTAAAAGGTAGACAACATCCGCAATCCAAAGGCCAGAAAATATTTCAAACAGCAGCAGCAATACTTCTTATCCTCTTCGTCTTTTTGTTGGCTGATTGGAACTTCTTTCATCTTATAATTTAA
- the essC gene encoding type VII secretion protein EssC, which produces MNVLYQRSPRIKPALQKEEMEILRPPSEPSKPSFSMISLIIPLVMTAVTIGFYVYMNMSGKMGRTNYFFMISIFMMLTSYTLPFFMYLGNKKTYQQKLAERNLKYRTQLDLHREELKEAQQNQVEIMFEIHGDPDVCFQIAKNRSSSLWERSPEDIDFLEVRVGKGTVPFHIQVRAPRADGYEKDPLIEAAQELADDFQTVDEASITLPLFQSKVIGVVGGRENVLNTLRVMMAQIAVRHSPDEVKVAAFYEEKEAHDWDWLRWLPHTWDDDRSTRYLADRRSSSHQLADEIFMQLYRRRNNRSEYGNKSIEIPAYIVILSSSSLIEEEPLLPMLLEDGEAVDAVTIILSDRKENLPMHCQLIVEVEREQANYTIKKDGMVSQQSFRTDGMSREQMEILARYMAPIRLKRSSASDIPSVLTLFEMMDIQKISELDVKRRWQNNRYPDTLPVPMGVRAGNKKINLNLHDKIERQGHGPHGLIAGTTGSGKSEVIQSIVASLAAEFHPHDLAFMLIDYKGGGMSNTFLHLPHVVGTITNLDNNLIERAKISLKAELVRRQKILNDAGNLQHIDEYYKLLRSRHEEPLPHLVIIIDEFAQLKKDQPEFMDELISIAAIGRTLGVHLILATQKPAGVVDDKIWSNSRFRICLRVQSEGDSRDMLKIPNAAWINKPGRGYFQVGSDEVFEEMQFAWSGAPYIEEQDNEGMIVIREVRLNGKTEPMLTPVSLSGVHRDEVPKQLQVFIDRLADIAQEEGIERLQGPWLPPLPESLDLDEVLSASDGNSVSAYGDITLTAQVGMVDDLPNQCQRPLKLNMEQGHWAVYGMPGLGKTTFVQTLLMSLARKYSPDQWHGYIIDMGRMMRDFSGLPHVGGVMTAEEEDRIKRLFRFLTKTAAKRKDLIADAGVKTISAYRRAMSLHVPQLVIVIDGYLNFRNTYPDENDMLEYLLREGGSLGITFVISANRISDMFEKVRSNISQAVSFELADPADYYYAVGRPTRAPSQLPPGRGLVKGQVPPLEFQTALPATGKDEGERSAELRVLIARLKSSWNGDIAPSIDPLPEKVGLSELLKMDQPYERIACTAKYQVPVGLSTDDLSPFLVNLQEGPHFVVASPMEGGKTSFLLSWMLSLAYHASPEELEIYTVDTRYGSSGLSRLNHLPHVRGHAENEEDLGPLIAGLYEKVQSRTKEGDDPVILLMIDDADVMSKQLNDFTIKDQLSSIVRLGRDRKVHVVLSGVPADFPTYGVDWFTDVKASQSGFLFGTLDSNDLSFFRIPFSESTNSPGGLKILPPGQGYYVKRKFSRIKGAVPFDEVWNAQKWVAEIRDRWHVVV; this is translated from the coding sequence ATGAACGTCTTATATCAGCGTTCGCCAAGAATTAAGCCGGCTCTGCAAAAAGAAGAAATGGAGATACTCAGACCTCCTTCAGAGCCGAGTAAGCCCTCGTTCTCAATGATTTCTCTCATTATTCCGCTCGTAATGACGGCGGTGACGATTGGGTTTTATGTCTACATGAACATGAGCGGGAAAATGGGGCGCACCAATTATTTTTTTATGATATCCATATTTATGATGCTGACATCGTATACTCTGCCATTTTTTATGTATTTAGGCAACAAGAAAACATACCAGCAGAAGCTGGCTGAACGAAACCTCAAATATCGCACACAGCTGGACCTTCACCGTGAAGAGTTGAAAGAAGCGCAGCAAAACCAAGTGGAAATTATGTTCGAGATACATGGGGACCCTGACGTGTGCTTTCAGATCGCTAAGAACAGAAGCAGTAGTCTGTGGGAAAGATCCCCCGAGGATATCGATTTTCTTGAGGTCCGAGTAGGCAAGGGAACCGTTCCCTTTCACATACAAGTTCGAGCTCCGAGAGCAGACGGATACGAGAAGGATCCGCTGATTGAAGCTGCACAGGAGCTTGCAGATGATTTTCAAACTGTTGATGAAGCCTCTATCACACTGCCTTTGTTCCAATCCAAAGTCATCGGTGTAGTTGGTGGAAGAGAGAACGTCTTGAACACACTGCGTGTAATGATGGCGCAAATTGCGGTACGCCATTCTCCGGACGAAGTGAAAGTGGCTGCTTTTTATGAAGAGAAGGAGGCCCATGACTGGGATTGGCTTCGCTGGCTTCCGCACACTTGGGATGATGATCGCTCCACGAGGTATTTGGCTGATCGCCGAAGCAGTTCACATCAGCTCGCAGACGAAATCTTCATGCAGTTGTACCGACGCAGAAACAACCGTTCGGAATACGGCAATAAATCAATTGAAATACCGGCATATATCGTTATTTTATCCAGTAGTTCATTAATAGAGGAAGAGCCGCTTTTGCCAATGCTGCTTGAAGACGGTGAAGCGGTAGATGCTGTAACGATCATCTTATCGGACCGCAAAGAAAACCTTCCGATGCATTGTCAACTGATTGTAGAGGTTGAGCGGGAGCAGGCGAATTACACGATCAAGAAGGACGGCATGGTTTCACAGCAGTCATTTAGAACTGACGGAATGAGTCGTGAACAAATGGAGATCCTTGCTCGTTACATGGCACCTATTCGCTTAAAACGGTCATCTGCATCCGATATTCCTTCGGTATTGACGTTGTTTGAAATGATGGATATTCAAAAAATATCAGAGCTCGATGTGAAACGCCGCTGGCAGAACAACCGTTATCCGGATACACTGCCTGTACCTATGGGGGTTCGAGCGGGGAACAAAAAGATAAACCTGAATCTACATGATAAAATTGAGCGACAAGGTCATGGACCGCACGGACTGATAGCCGGTACAACCGGCTCAGGTAAAAGTGAAGTCATTCAGTCTATAGTAGCCTCACTTGCTGCCGAATTCCATCCGCATGATCTTGCATTTATGCTTATCGATTATAAAGGTGGGGGGATGTCCAACACATTCCTGCATTTACCTCATGTTGTGGGTACGATTACGAACTTGGACAACAACCTGATTGAACGTGCTAAGATTTCCTTAAAGGCTGAACTGGTCCGAAGGCAGAAAATATTGAACGATGCTGGAAATCTGCAGCATATCGATGAATATTACAAGCTTCTTCGCAGCAGACATGAAGAGCCACTCCCACATCTGGTCATCATCATTGACGAGTTCGCACAACTCAAAAAAGATCAGCCGGAGTTCATGGATGAACTGATTAGTATCGCCGCCATTGGCAGAACACTTGGGGTTCATCTTATTCTGGCTACACAAAAGCCGGCTGGTGTAGTCGATGACAAAATATGGAGCAACTCACGATTCCGAATCTGCTTGCGGGTTCAAAGTGAAGGCGACAGCCGGGATATGCTGAAAATTCCGAATGCGGCATGGATAAATAAGCCGGGACGCGGATATTTCCAGGTCGGCAGTGATGAAGTTTTTGAAGAAATGCAGTTTGCCTGGAGCGGAGCTCCATATATAGAAGAACAAGATAATGAAGGTATGATCGTTATTCGTGAAGTGCGTCTGAACGGAAAGACGGAACCGATGCTGACTCCAGTCAGCTTGTCCGGTGTTCACCGCGATGAGGTTCCGAAGCAGCTGCAGGTCTTTATTGACCGACTGGCGGATATAGCACAGGAAGAAGGAATCGAGAGACTGCAGGGACCATGGCTTCCGCCTTTGCCTGAAAGCTTGGACCTAGATGAGGTACTGTCTGCTTCCGATGGTAATTCCGTGTCGGCGTACGGAGATATTACGCTTACTGCACAAGTAGGAATGGTCGATGACCTTCCAAACCAATGTCAAAGGCCGCTCAAGTTAAATATGGAGCAGGGCCATTGGGCAGTGTACGGCATGCCAGGGTTGGGAAAAACGACCTTTGTTCAGACCCTTCTAATGTCACTGGCTAGGAAGTATTCCCCTGATCAATGGCATGGGTATATTATAGATATGGGACGAATGATGCGGGACTTCTCCGGTTTGCCGCATGTGGGCGGTGTTATGACGGCTGAAGAGGAGGATCGGATTAAACGTTTATTCCGATTCCTGACCAAAACAGCAGCGAAGCGGAAGGACCTGATTGCAGATGCGGGTGTGAAGACAATTTCGGCTTACCGCCGTGCTATGTCACTTCACGTCCCTCAACTGGTGATTGTCATCGACGGTTATCTTAATTTTCGGAATACATATCCGGATGAAAATGATATGCTGGAGTATCTACTCCGCGAAGGTGGCAGTTTAGGCATAACTTTTGTTATTTCCGCTAACCGGATTTCTGATATGTTTGAAAAAGTACGGAGCAATATCTCACAAGCAGTTTCGTTTGAACTTGCCGATCCTGCGGATTATTACTATGCTGTAGGTCGCCCGACCCGAGCACCAAGCCAGCTTCCACCGGGAAGAGGTCTTGTCAAGGGACAGGTACCGCCTTTGGAGTTTCAGACGGCATTGCCTGCAACAGGTAAAGATGAAGGAGAACGTTCAGCCGAGCTACGCGTTCTGATTGCCCGTCTGAAGAGCTCCTGGAACGGGGATATTGCCCCGTCTATTGATCCGTTGCCAGAGAAGGTCGGACTTTCGGAGCTTCTGAAAATGGATCAGCCTTACGAACGGATAGCCTGTACGGCAAAGTACCAGGTTCCTGTAGGGCTGTCGACGGATGACCTGTCTCCGTTTTTGGTCAATCTGCAGGAAGGTCCCCACTTTGTTGTGGCCAGCCCCATGGAAGGCGGAAAAACCTCGTTTTTGCTCAGCTGGATGCTTTCACTCGCGTATCATGCCTCGCCCGAGGAACTTGAAATATATACAGTAGACACCCGGTATGGCAGCAGTGGTCTTAGTAGACTTAATCATCTGCCCCATGTCAGAGGTCATGCTGAGAATGAAGAGGACCTGGGCCCACTTATAGCCGGACTATACGAGAAAGTGCAGAGCCGGACGAAAGAGGGGGACGATCCAGTCATTCTGCTTATGATTGATGATGCGGATGTAATGAGCAAGCAATTAAACGATTTTACGATAAAAGATCAATTGTCTTCGATTGTAAGACTGGGCAGGGACCGGAAAGTACATGTTGTGCTTTCCGGTGTTCCGGCTGACTTTCCAACGTACGGTGTGGATTGGTTCACCGACGTCAAAGCGTCACAATCCGGATTTTTATTCGGGACTCTCGATTCGAACGATTTATCGTTCTTTAGAATCCCTTTTTCGGAATCTACGAATAGTCCTGGAGGACTAAAAATACTACCGCCGGGTCAAGGGTACTACGTTAAACGAAAATTTTCCAGAATTAAAGGCGCAGTTCCGTTTGATGAGGTGTGGAACGCCCAAAAATGGGTTGCAGAAATTCGTGACCGATGGCATGTTGTAGTTTGA
- a CDS encoding WXG100 family type VII secretion target, with product MAGRILITPEQVEQVANQFKQSGEQSQQIVNSLTQSVNGMEGQWDGMTKQRFFQEFQEASRLMNSFVQTLDSISTELKAIAQKFRMADESR from the coding sequence ATGGCAGGACGCATTTTAATTACGCCGGAGCAAGTTGAACAAGTAGCAAACCAATTTAAGCAAAGCGGTGAACAGAGTCAACAAATCGTTAACAGTCTGACTCAATCTGTAAACGGTATGGAAGGTCAATGGGACGGTATGACGAAGCAGCGCTTCTTCCAGGAGTTCCAGGAAGCCAGCCGTTTGATGAACTCTTTTGTACAGACGCTTGATAGCATCAGCACAGAGCTGAAGGCGATCGCTCAAAAGTTCCGCATGGCGGACGAATCTCGTTAA
- a CDS encoding quorum-sensing peptide PapR translates to MTFQPNPGDEIIINGTAYTVGQHPAAPGLAYAQAGRQGIVYQLLPINGELHEAKALKVFFPKFRIPAMVYQSEHMANYREVPGLQVCSRDVLTPERNGDLIAEYSDLLYAVVMPWIHGVTWFDLISDQRTLGRSESLMLAKALAAIGSSMEQRGLAHCDLSAPNVMLPFFSEVKLPEGSAAVELVDVEQIYSPKMDRPDVLLAGSPGYAAHRTVHSGLWSAYADRFAGAVIIAEMLGWSDQAIVAKAWGESYFDQHEMQTPCERYFLLKKSLGQRWGTGISDLFNRAWDSQDLSSCPTFGEWLVALSTLSEEEAAVEIAEDSTAAALSVVGSEGAESPKPIASPEPDGEMLGIIPGNREVNDNVVGRLFHQARDLESAGNLLGALEIFRSAYHFVKKDSPLEVELAAAIQGLEQQLYPPDPGKQGWQALISSKKFMISTAVAVAILAGSAFTVNSILADKAESRQQEEARLAAAKEAQLAEDARKQQEAEEKKAEEKKAEEARLREQAKQKEESKKAEAAALAAEKAKKEKLAADKAELEEKYEKQAKYEAYLAQVEENKKKKLLQEKYDKQAKYEAHLAELEKKKKQAAADAAAAKVAADKATAAAKKEEARRAQAKIEAAKAERLKKQRAQNVVELIAMYNKAYNAQVAGNKDRAKNFAYDFASMYQKDAAYYNTVGKMRTRLNNINIFINDSSYWMPNL, encoded by the coding sequence ATGACTTTTCAGCCGAATCCGGGCGATGAGATCATCATAAACGGAACGGCCTATACGGTGGGACAGCATCCTGCGGCCCCAGGATTGGCCTATGCTCAAGCTGGAAGGCAGGGCATCGTATATCAACTGCTGCCCATTAACGGAGAATTGCACGAGGCAAAAGCCCTAAAAGTGTTCTTTCCAAAATTCAGGATTCCAGCCATGGTGTATCAATCGGAACATATGGCTAATTACCGGGAAGTTCCCGGCTTACAAGTGTGCAGTCGCGATGTGCTCACTCCCGAAAGAAACGGAGACTTGATTGCAGAATACTCGGACCTGCTGTACGCCGTAGTGATGCCATGGATTCATGGGGTCACATGGTTCGATTTAATCAGCGACCAGCGTACGCTCGGACGCAGCGAAAGCCTGATGTTGGCGAAGGCGCTGGCTGCCATTGGCTCAAGCATGGAGCAGCGTGGTCTGGCACATTGTGACCTGTCTGCGCCAAACGTCATGCTTCCGTTTTTTTCGGAAGTGAAGCTGCCAGAAGGCTCGGCAGCCGTTGAACTTGTGGATGTTGAGCAGATCTATAGTCCCAAGATGGACCGGCCTGATGTGCTGCTTGCAGGATCGCCCGGCTATGCTGCACATCGAACAGTGCACAGCGGACTATGGAGTGCGTATGCCGACCGCTTTGCAGGTGCCGTTATTATCGCTGAAATGTTAGGATGGAGCGATCAAGCCATTGTGGCTAAGGCATGGGGTGAAAGTTATTTTGACCAGCATGAGATGCAGACTCCATGTGAGCGGTACTTTCTTCTTAAGAAATCATTAGGACAGCGCTGGGGGACCGGGATTTCAGATCTATTCAACCGCGCTTGGGATAGCCAGGACTTGAGTAGCTGTCCAACCTTCGGAGAATGGTTGGTTGCACTCTCAACATTGTCTGAAGAAGAAGCTGCAGTTGAAATTGCGGAGGACTCGACCGCTGCAGCACTTTCTGTTGTTGGATCGGAGGGAGCAGAGTCCCCTAAACCGATCGCCAGCCCAGAGCCTGATGGTGAAATGTTAGGCATTATTCCTGGTAATCGGGAAGTAAATGACAATGTGGTAGGCCGCCTGTTTCATCAAGCCCGTGATCTGGAGAGTGCAGGAAATCTGTTAGGAGCGCTTGAAATATTCCGATCAGCGTATCACTTTGTCAAGAAAGACAGTCCGCTTGAGGTGGAACTGGCAGCTGCTATTCAGGGGCTCGAACAGCAGTTATATCCGCCCGATCCAGGGAAACAGGGCTGGCAGGCACTTATCAGCTCCAAGAAGTTTATGATTTCTACGGCAGTCGCTGTTGCTATTCTCGCGGGATCCGCTTTTACCGTGAACAGTATTTTGGCAGATAAAGCGGAAAGTCGTCAGCAGGAGGAAGCGCGCTTGGCTGCAGCCAAGGAAGCCCAGCTGGCGGAAGATGCCCGCAAGCAGCAGGAAGCGGAAGAGAAGAAAGCTGAAGAAAAGAAAGCCGAAGAGGCTCGCCTCAGAGAACAAGCCAAGCAGAAAGAGGAAAGTAAAAAGGCAGAGGCAGCTGCTCTAGCAGCTGAAAAAGCTAAGAAGGAAAAACTTGCTGCTGATAAAGCGGAACTTGAAGAGAAGTATGAAAAGCAAGCGAAGTATGAAGCGTATTTAGCGCAAGTCGAGGAGAACAAAAAGAAGAAACTTCTTCAGGAGAAATACGATAAGCAAGCGAAGTATGAAGCACATCTGGCAGAACTTGAAAAGAAGAAGAAGCAGGCAGCCGCTGATGCAGCAGCAGCTAAGGTAGCAGCAGACAAGGCAACTGCAGCTGCCAAAAAAGAAGAAGCACGCAGAGCGCAAGCAAAAATTGAAGCGGCAAAGGCAGAGCGGTTAAAAAAGCAACGTGCTCAAAATGTTGTAGAGCTTATCGCTATGTATAACAAAGCTTATAACGCTCAGGTTGCGGGAAATAAGGACAGAGCCAAAAACTTTGCATACGATTTTGCCAGCATGTATCAAAAAGATGCGGCTTATTACAACACTGTAGGCAAAATGAGAACTCGTTTAAATAACATTAATATTTTTATCAACGACAGCAGTTATTGGATGCCGAATCTATGA